The Limnochorda sp. LNt genome includes a region encoding these proteins:
- a CDS encoding M20/M25/M40 family metallo-hydrolase, with amino-acid sequence MGKRTLTIWLVGALLLSIHDSSKGQEGALQREYLDAYRRLVDAPAVQAVLSFIESDHDRRVQDTLELVAIPAPPFNERERAEEMARRFAEIGLADVAIDAEGNVIGYLRGTRGTPKLVVSAHLDTVFPPGYDATPRIDEDGVIHAPGIGDDTAGLSALLSLARAFVSTGIRPVGDVLFVGTVGEEGRGDLRGVKYLFSSHADIDGFISIEGGGGSGRSPTESFRITYLALGSKRYEIYFRGPGGHSWGAFGLPSAIHAMGRAIARIAEMRVPQDPRTSFTVGVVSGGTSVNSIAAEAVMETDTRSVSPEQLERTVAEILAHVQVAVAEENARWGRWVIDVDPYLVGDRPSGTQSVESPMVQAAFAAATLLPHSEPALSDSPSSTDSNLPISLGVPAITVNGGGRSRGSHSPEESWDPANAWRAVQNVFLTVAGLAGIEGVSEPLLPDHPGYTYQFTGLPFVPKMYVLPDREYSFSWVQIVPSEVSR; translated from the coding sequence ATGGGCAAGCGCACCCTGACGATCTGGCTTGTCGGCGCGCTCCTCCTGTCAATCCACGACTCGTCAAAGGGCCAGGAAGGGGCCCTCCAACGTGAGTATCTCGACGCCTATCGGCGGCTTGTCGATGCTCCGGCTGTGCAAGCAGTCCTTTCATTCATCGAATCGGACCATGACCGGCGGGTTCAAGATACCCTGGAGCTCGTTGCGATCCCGGCTCCGCCATTCAACGAGCGCGAGCGGGCTGAGGAGATGGCCCGCCGGTTCGCCGAGATTGGTTTAGCCGACGTCGCCATCGACGCGGAGGGAAACGTCATCGGCTACCTGCGGGGCACCCGTGGTACCCCGAAGCTCGTCGTCTCGGCTCACCTCGACACGGTCTTTCCCCCGGGTTACGACGCCACGCCTCGAATCGACGAAGATGGCGTGATCCACGCGCCCGGGATCGGCGACGACACTGCGGGTCTCTCAGCCCTTCTCAGCCTGGCCCGCGCATTCGTCTCCACCGGCATCCGGCCGGTCGGGGACGTGCTGTTCGTCGGGACGGTCGGTGAGGAGGGAAGGGGTGATCTTCGCGGAGTCAAGTACCTCTTCTCCAGCCATGCCGACATCGATGGGTTCATCTCCATCGAGGGGGGCGGAGGCAGCGGACGCTCGCCGACGGAGTCGTTCCGCATCACGTACCTCGCGCTCGGGAGCAAGCGCTACGAGATCTACTTCCGGGGACCGGGCGGCCACAGCTGGGGAGCATTCGGATTGCCGAGCGCCATCCATGCGATGGGAAGGGCAATCGCCAGGATCGCGGAGATGAGGGTGCCGCAAGACCCCCGGACGAGCTTCACGGTGGGAGTCGTCAGCGGGGGGACTTCCGTCAACAGCATCGCGGCCGAGGCAGTGATGGAGACGGATACCCGCTCGGTCTCTCCGGAGCAGCTCGAGCGGACGGTCGCTGAGATCCTCGCCCATGTCCAGGTCGCGGTGGCCGAGGAGAACGCACGATGGGGCCGGTGGGTCATCGACGTCGACCCCTACTTGGTGGGAGACCGTCCCAGCGGAACGCAATCCGTCGAGTCCCCCATGGTGCAGGCGGCGTTCGCGGCAGCAACGCTCCTGCCTCACAGCGAGCCGGCGTTGAGCGATAGCCCTTCCAGTACCGACTCTAATCTTCCCATCAGCCTAGGAGTGCCGGCGATCACCGTCAACGGCGGCGGGCGCAGCCGTGGATCGCACTCGCCCGAGGAGAGTTGGGATCCGGCCAATGCGTGGCGAGCCGTGCAGAACGTCTTCCTTACGGTGGCCGGGCTCGCGGGCATCGAGGGCGTAAGCGAGCCCCTCCTCCCGGACCATCCCGGCTACACCTACCAGTTCACGGGCCTGCCCTTCGTGCCGAAGATGTACGTCTTGCCCGACCGTGAATACTCCTTCTCCTGGGTCCAGATCGTCCCATCGGAGGTCAGCCGGTAA
- a CDS encoding amino acid ABC transporter substrate-binding protein: MRWLGRAVLLQVVVLVVAAAAYAGTLDRVVQRGRLVCGVNGGLPGFGYLEPDGTWSGFDVDYCRAIAAAVLGDPDAVEFVALTAAQRLPALQTGEVDVLLRNTTFTLLRDTDNRLNFAPPIFYDGQGFMVHRATGVVELEDLAGASICVQTGTTTELNLADAMRAHGIPYTPVVFEEIDTTYNAYEQGRCDAVTSDRSQLAARRSVLRNPDDHVILEATISKEPLAPVVAHGDDQWYDIVKWVVYATFFAEEIEITSGNVDAWMTTDNPEVRRLLGLEGGMGRALGLRDDWAVQVIKGVGNYGEIYDRNLTPLGLPRGLNRPYTQGGLLYAMPFR, translated from the coding sequence ATGCGCTGGTTGGGGCGAGCGGTGCTGTTGCAGGTCGTCGTCCTCGTCGTCGCGGCGGCGGCGTACGCCGGGACCCTGGACAGGGTCGTCCAGCGGGGGCGCCTGGTCTGCGGGGTCAACGGCGGGCTGCCCGGCTTCGGGTACCTGGAGCCCGACGGGACCTGGTCCGGATTCGACGTCGACTACTGCCGGGCCATCGCCGCGGCGGTGCTGGGGGATCCCGACGCGGTCGAGTTTGTGGCGCTGACCGCTGCGCAACGGCTGCCCGCGCTGCAGACCGGCGAAGTCGACGTGCTGCTGCGCAACACCACCTTCACCCTCCTGCGCGACACCGACAACCGCCTCAACTTCGCGCCGCCCATCTTCTACGACGGGCAGGGCTTCATGGTGCACCGGGCGACGGGGGTGGTGGAGCTGGAGGACCTGGCGGGCGCCAGCATCTGCGTCCAGACGGGCACCACCACCGAGCTCAACCTCGCCGACGCCATGCGGGCCCACGGCATCCCGTACACGCCCGTGGTCTTCGAGGAGATCGACACCACCTACAACGCCTACGAGCAGGGGCGCTGCGACGCCGTGACCAGCGACCGCTCGCAGCTGGCGGCACGCCGCAGCGTGCTGCGCAACCCCGACGACCATGTCATCCTGGAGGCGACCATCTCCAAGGAGCCCCTCGCGCCGGTGGTCGCCCACGGCGACGACCAGTGGTACGACATCGTCAAGTGGGTCGTCTACGCCACGTTCTTCGCCGAGGAGATTGAGATCACCAGCGGCAACGTCGATGCGTGGATGACCACCGACAACCCCGAGGTGCGCCGGTTGCTGGGGCTGGAGGGCGGCATGGGCCGGGCCCTGGGGCTGCGGGACGACTGGGCCGTCCAGGTCATCAAGGGCGTCGGCAACTACGGGGAGATCTACGACCGCAACCTGACGCCCCTCGGCCTGCCCCGGGGCCTCAACCGGCCCTACACCCAGGGAGGGCTGCTCTACGCGATGCCCTTCCGATGA
- a CDS encoding FGGY-family carbohydrate kinase translates to MHPRAVLVGIDIGTTNWKVVAYDENGTQLARFRRPVIVHEEPGGRACYDPEEVWGFVVEGLQEVARQLGPERARRVAGMAVTSMGEAGVLVDEAGRPLYPAIAWFDPRTEPQGRFWRQRVDPYRVYEVTGFPPQYIASINKMMWIRQHRPELFARARRWLCMADYVAFRLSGEQAMDFSLACRTMAFDIRRRTWSNYLLSLAGIDPSLLPPAVPSGTALGRLRREVAAITGLPESAVVAAGGQDHWCGALASGIVAPGDALDSVGTAEAIIVVLDRPVFSRELFESGFAVGCHVVPDRYYAVGALQAAGGTVEWLRATLGEQEEAAARQADEDTDGVYRRLMALAEQAPPGSRGLLFLPHLRGAVVPPDGSSKGAWVGLRPYHRRAEMVRAAVEGLAHEFARIVRRLGELTDTPARRVAAIGGGARNDLWLQLKADISGLPLEVPAIEEATTLGAALLGGVAAGIWSDPIEAARHVQRVSRTVTPRPEMTQRYRPYHELYEQLYPTLAGLHARLEGLATD, encoded by the coding sequence ATGCATCCTCGAGCGGTGCTCGTCGGCATCGACATCGGCACCACCAACTGGAAGGTGGTCGCCTACGATGAGAACGGCACGCAGCTTGCCCGTTTCAGGCGCCCGGTCATCGTGCACGAGGAGCCCGGCGGCAGGGCCTGCTACGACCCCGAGGAGGTGTGGGGGTTCGTCGTCGAGGGGTTGCAGGAGGTGGCTCGCCAGTTGGGACCCGAGAGGGCCCGCCGCGTGGCCGGCATGGCTGTCACCTCCATGGGCGAAGCCGGCGTGCTCGTCGACGAAGCCGGCCGGCCGCTGTACCCCGCCATCGCGTGGTTCGACCCCCGGACCGAGCCGCAGGGGCGGTTCTGGCGGCAACGGGTCGATCCCTACCGGGTCTACGAGGTGACGGGGTTTCCGCCCCAGTACATCGCCTCCATCAACAAGATGATGTGGATCCGCCAGCATCGCCCCGAGCTCTTCGCCCGGGCGCGCCGCTGGCTCTGCATGGCCGACTACGTCGCCTTCCGACTCAGCGGGGAGCAGGCGATGGACTTCTCCCTGGCGTGCCGCACCATGGCCTTCGACATCCGGCGCAGGACGTGGTCCAACTACCTGCTGAGCCTGGCCGGCATCGACCCGTCGCTGTTGCCGCCGGCAGTGCCGAGCGGCACGGCCCTCGGGCGCTTGCGCCGGGAGGTGGCGGCGATCACGGGGCTGCCGGAGTCGGCCGTGGTGGCCGCAGGAGGCCAGGACCACTGGTGCGGAGCCCTGGCCAGCGGTATCGTCGCGCCGGGAGACGCGCTGGATTCCGTGGGGACGGCGGAGGCCATCATCGTCGTCCTGGATCGGCCGGTGTTCAGCCGGGAGCTCTTCGAATCGGGCTTCGCCGTGGGATGCCACGTGGTGCCGGACCGCTACTACGCCGTCGGGGCGCTGCAGGCAGCGGGCGGCACCGTGGAGTGGCTGCGGGCGACGCTGGGCGAACAGGAGGAGGCGGCAGCTCGCCAGGCGGACGAGGACACCGACGGGGTCTACCGGCGGCTGATGGCCCTCGCCGAGCAGGCGCCGCCCGGGAGCCGAGGGCTGCTCTTCCTGCCGCACCTGCGGGGAGCCGTCGTCCCGCCCGACGGGTCGTCCAAGGGGGCCTGGGTGGGGCTACGCCCTTACCACCGGCGCGCCGAGATGGTGCGGGCGGCCGTGGAGGGGCTGGCCCACGAGTTCGCCCGCATCGTCCGCCGGCTGGGCGAGCTGACGGACACGCCCGCCCGCCGGGTAGCGGCCATCGGGGGCGGTGCCCGCAACGACCTGTGGCTGCAGCTCAAGGCCGACATAAGCGGGCTCCCGCTGGAGGTGCCGGCCATCGAGGAGGCGACGACGCTGGGGGCCGCGCTCCTGGGCGGGGTGGCAGCCGGCATCTGGAGCGACCCGATCGAAGCCGCCCGCCACGTACAGCGGGTCTCCCGCACGGTGACGCCCCGGCCCGAGATGACGCAACGCTACCGCCCTTACCACGAGCTGTACGAGCAGCTCTATCCGACGCTGGCCGGCCTGCACGCCCGACTCGAAGGGCTGGCGACGGACTGA
- a CDS encoding DinB family protein, whose translation MSAVGLIPEFVLKAVSERPFQLLELCRELPDGWWTWQPHPEVRSIRGILVHMMEAEEHWIARVVLGGTRREWEPSGFGSPDALAAVWRPVRARTVEWLASLDESARTETRKLRGHPYEATLETIAWHLVTHDFHHKGQVCTRLAMLGVEVPDLDII comes from the coding sequence ATGAGCGCCGTGGGCCTGATCCCCGAGTTCGTGCTGAAGGCGGTGAGCGAGCGGCCGTTTCAGCTGCTGGAGCTCTGCCGCGAGTTGCCCGACGGCTGGTGGACCTGGCAGCCCCACCCAGAGGTGCGCAGCATCCGGGGCATCCTGGTGCACATGATGGAGGCCGAGGAGCACTGGATCGCCCGCGTCGTGCTGGGCGGGACGCGGCGCGAGTGGGAGCCGTCCGGGTTCGGCTCGCCCGACGCGCTGGCGGCCGTGTGGCGCCCCGTGCGGGCACGCACCGTCGAGTGGCTCGCCAGCCTGGACGAGTCGGCCCGCACCGAGACCCGCAAGCTCCGGGGCCACCCGTACGAGGCCACCCTGGAGACCATCGCCTGGCACCTGGTCACCCACGACTTCCACCACAAGGGGCAGGTCTGCACCCGCCTCGCCATGCTGGGGGTCGAGGTGCCGGACCTGGACATCATCTAG
- a CDS encoding radical SAM protein codes for MGARLTVARRAAALAVDAAVDYLMPDPGARAERLLDVVGHFVREPGHRQRFEAFRRRVSGDPAVQAHARRILTNPTMVKRVATNWAINQLLLAPAQRREAARRHGIHVPTFLLIDPTSACNLRCKGCWAGGYRRGPSLSPERFDRLLHEAKELGIYWFVLSGGEPFAYKPLLDVVERHPDASFMAYTNGTLITDAIADRLARIGSFSPAISLEGWREQTDARRGAGVFDQVVAAMDRLRERGVIFGASVTVTSHNVDILFSDAFIDFLIEKGAAYLWSFHYVPVGPDADLSLMLRAEQRAWLVRRVNELRRTRPMFIADFWNDGHFTQGCIAGGRFYAHITPAGDVEPCAFVHFATHNINDCSLVEALKSPLFAAYQRRIPFNANHYAPCPIIDRPEALREMVAESGARPTHEGAQRLLEGERAAFLDRLSAAWRETATRLEAEDLEADKQRHLVTAGH; via the coding sequence ATGGGTGCCCGACTCACCGTTGCGCGCCGGGCAGCGGCCCTGGCCGTGGATGCCGCGGTCGACTACCTGATGCCGGACCCCGGCGCGCGAGCCGAGCGGCTTCTCGATGTCGTGGGTCACTTCGTGCGCGAGCCAGGCCACCGGCAGCGCTTCGAGGCGTTCCGGCGCCGGGTAAGCGGCGACCCGGCCGTGCAGGCGCATGCACGGCGCATCCTGACCAATCCCACCATGGTCAAGCGCGTCGCCACCAACTGGGCCATCAACCAGCTCCTCCTCGCCCCCGCCCAGCGCCGCGAAGCCGCCCGCCGCCACGGCATCCACGTACCGACGTTTCTCCTCATCGACCCTACCTCGGCCTGCAACCTGCGCTGCAAGGGCTGCTGGGCCGGTGGTTACCGGCGGGGTCCCAGCCTGAGCCCGGAGCGGTTCGACCGCCTGCTGCACGAGGCCAAAGAGCTCGGCATCTACTGGTTCGTGCTGTCGGGCGGGGAGCCGTTCGCCTACAAGCCCCTGCTCGACGTGGTGGAGCGCCATCCCGACGCTAGCTTCATGGCCTACACCAACGGCACGCTCATCACCGACGCCATCGCCGACCGCCTGGCCCGCATCGGCTCCTTCTCCCCCGCCATCAGCCTGGAGGGCTGGCGGGAGCAGACCGACGCCCGCCGGGGCGCGGGGGTCTTCGACCAGGTCGTGGCCGCGATGGACCGGCTCCGGGAGCGAGGCGTCATCTTCGGCGCCTCCGTCACAGTCACCAGCCACAACGTCGACATCCTCTTCTCCGACGCCTTCATCGACTTCCTCATCGAGAAGGGCGCGGCATACCTGTGGAGCTTCCACTACGTGCCCGTCGGCCCCGACGCCGACCTCTCCCTGATGCTGAGGGCAGAGCAGCGGGCGTGGCTCGTGCGGCGGGTCAACGAGCTGCGGCGGACCCGGCCGATGTTCATCGCGGACTTTTGGAACGACGGCCACTTCACCCAGGGGTGCATCGCGGGCGGCCGCTTCTACGCTCACATCACACCGGCCGGGGACGTCGAACCGTGCGCGTTCGTCCACTTCGCGACGCACAACATCAACGACTGCTCGCTGGTGGAAGCCCTCAAGAGCCCGCTGTTCGCAGCCTATCAGCGGCGCATCCCGTTCAATGCCAACCACTACGCGCCCTGCCCCATCATCGACCGGCCCGAGGCGCTCCGGGAGATGGTGGCCGAGAGCGGTGCCCGGCCCACGCACGAGGGCGCGCAGCGGCTGCTGGAGGGCGAGCGGGCGGCCTTCCTGGACCGGCTCTCGGCAGCCTGGCGGGAGACGGCAACGCGGCTGGAGGCCGAGGACCTCGAAGCGGACAAGCAGCGGCATCTGGTCACAGCCGGGCACTGA
- a CDS encoding ArsR/SmtB family transcription factor: MRSDRIKAMGRLNEEALQYFKVLADPTRLGILRLLARRELPVGELARELGATPNAVSQQLRLLRALSIVSARRRGRHVLYRIVADRLEAVLADIERVRALLTGGGIWGT, translated from the coding sequence TTGAGATCAGACAGAATCAAGGCAATGGGCCGCCTCAACGAAGAGGCGCTCCAATACTTCAAGGTCCTGGCGGACCCCACCCGGCTCGGGATCCTGCGCCTGCTGGCCAGGCGCGAGCTTCCCGTGGGTGAGCTGGCCCGCGAGCTGGGTGCTACCCCCAACGCCGTATCCCAGCAGCTTCGACTGCTGCGGGCGCTGAGCATCGTCTCGGCCCGCCGACGGGGCCGGCACGTGCTCTACCGCATCGTGGCGGATCGCCTCGAGGCGGTCCTGGCCGACATCGAGCGGGTGCGCGCCCTGCTGACCGGCGGCGGGATCTGGGGCACGTGA
- a CDS encoding amino acid ABC transporter permease, which produces MLLAVLALLAAAAYANMQRGLRALGLELGFDFLRVEAGFDIAEGPAYSPGDTYARAFWVGVVNTLRVTAVGLVGATVVGVVVGVTRLSSNWLVRSLAAVYVEVVRNVPLLLQLLFWYGAVFLQLPPVRQSITWLGVIHVTQRGIYLPRLVWQDGRPLWEVPVLQGFNFRGGVHLSPEFAALVLGLVIYTGAFIAEVVRGAVQSVPRGQWEAAEALGLGHLQTLRLVVVPQALRIIVPPLTNQYLNLAKNSSLAVAIGFPDLFSVGHTILNQTGQSIPVFVMIMATYLSMSLVTSALMNLYNRRVRLVER; this is translated from the coding sequence TTGCTACTGGCAGTGCTAGCGCTTTTGGCTGCGGCCGCCTACGCCAACATGCAGCGGGGGCTGCGCGCCCTGGGGCTCGAGCTCGGCTTTGACTTCCTGCGGGTCGAGGCCGGCTTCGACATCGCCGAGGGCCCCGCCTACAGCCCCGGCGACACGTACGCCAGGGCCTTCTGGGTCGGGGTCGTCAACACCCTGCGGGTGACCGCCGTCGGCCTGGTGGGCGCCACCGTCGTGGGAGTCGTGGTCGGTGTCACCCGGCTCTCGAGCAACTGGCTGGTCCGCAGCCTGGCCGCGGTCTACGTCGAGGTCGTGCGCAACGTGCCGCTGCTGCTGCAGCTCCTCTTCTGGTACGGTGCGGTCTTCTTGCAGCTGCCGCCGGTACGGCAGTCCATCACCTGGCTCGGCGTCATCCACGTGACCCAGCGAGGCATCTACCTGCCGCGGCTCGTCTGGCAGGACGGGCGACCGCTGTGGGAGGTGCCGGTGCTGCAAGGGTTCAACTTCCGGGGCGGGGTGCACCTGTCGCCGGAGTTTGCCGCGCTGGTGCTGGGGCTGGTGATCTACACCGGTGCCTTCATCGCCGAGGTGGTGAGGGGCGCGGTGCAGTCGGTGCCCAGGGGGCAGTGGGAGGCCGCCGAGGCGCTGGGGCTCGGCCACCTGCAGACCCTGCGGCTGGTGGTGGTGCCGCAGGCCCTGCGCATCATCGTCCCGCCCCTGACCAACCAGTACCTCAACCTCGCCAAGAACTCCAGCCTCGCCGTCGCCATCGGCTTCCCGGACCTCTTCAGCGTGGGCCACACCATCCTCAACCAGACGGGGCAGTCCATCCCCGTCTTCGTCATGATCATGGCCACCTATCTCTCGATGAGCCTCGTCACCTCGGCCCTGATGAACCTCTACAACCGCCGGGTGCGGCTGGTGGAGCGGTGA
- a CDS encoding cupin domain-containing protein produces MYTGRDIIANNSRFAPGYQDHRGYVPVEWWIMSMTPAGNDLSEPGEGVTRLVLDDGDPVPLDEAAAAAGDVLFGEYLARWPLTKVLDIGGEPVVPGFGASPGAGAGQGVQAEVEPEVPPIPFHVHSGEVVDGRIRPPGKLEAYFFLPVDVPPYHRDLGRVISRLGLKPGTTRESVLAALRQFGSSDAMYALGVPYEVRPYEGWTIPPGTLHAPGPWPTFEIQLPQDDFNFAAWRLGVRLSGAELDELRQRMMLRGLRDEEEFLRQAVDWETSVDPRFEERLHRKAQVLESGPWGRRLRIFFDRFYGEGLEIEPHRRYVRPADPRPWAGIVWSGEGQLNGCRIGVRGTDAGSEFLVTPGHEAVLENDGEVTLRVYTVFPFAA; encoded by the coding sequence ATGTACACCGGGCGAGATATCATCGCCAACAACAGCCGGTTCGCTCCTGGCTACCAGGACCATCGGGGCTACGTGCCCGTCGAGTGGTGGATCATGTCCATGACGCCTGCGGGCAACGACCTTTCCGAGCCGGGCGAGGGCGTGACCCGCCTCGTCCTGGACGATGGCGACCCGGTACCCCTCGACGAGGCGGCGGCTGCCGCCGGGGACGTCCTGTTCGGCGAGTACCTGGCGCGCTGGCCGCTGACCAAGGTACTCGACATCGGGGGTGAGCCCGTGGTGCCCGGCTTCGGGGCGTCGCCCGGGGCGGGGGCGGGGCAAGGAGTGCAGGCCGAAGTCGAGCCGGAGGTGCCGCCGATCCCCTTCCACGTCCACTCCGGCGAGGTGGTGGACGGGCGCATCCGCCCACCCGGCAAGCTGGAGGCGTACTTCTTCCTGCCCGTGGACGTCCCGCCGTACCACCGGGACCTGGGCCGCGTCATCTCGCGGCTCGGCCTCAAGCCAGGCACCACCCGGGAGAGTGTGCTGGCGGCATTGAGGCAGTTTGGCTCAAGCGACGCCATGTACGCGCTCGGCGTCCCCTATGAAGTGCGTCCCTATGAGGGCTGGACCATCCCGCCCGGCACGCTCCATGCGCCGGGGCCGTGGCCGACGTTCGAGATTCAACTGCCCCAGGACGACTTCAACTTCGCCGCCTGGAGACTGGGCGTCCGGCTCAGCGGCGCCGAGCTCGATGAGTTGCGCCAGCGGATGATGTTGAGGGGATTGCGCGACGAGGAGGAGTTCCTGCGGCAGGCCGTCGACTGGGAGACTTCGGTGGATCCCCGCTTCGAGGAGAGGTTGCACCGCAAGGCACAGGTGCTGGAATCGGGCCCCTGGGGCCGACGGCTGCGGATCTTCTTCGACCGCTTCTACGGCGAGGGCCTCGAGATCGAGCCGCACCGGCGCTACGTCCGCCCGGCCGATCCGAGACCCTGGGCAGGCATCGTGTGGAGCGGCGAGGGTCAGCTCAACGGATGCCGCATCGGGGTGCGGGGGACGGACGCCGGAAGTGAGTTCCTCGTGACCCCCGGTCACGAGGCCGTGCTGGAAAACGACGGCGAGGTGACCCTGCGGGTCTACACCGTCTTCCCGTTCGCGGCGTGA
- a CDS encoding amino acid ABC transporter ATP-binding protein — translation MAGDWAIECEDLHKWFGRFHVLRGISLRVRRGERVVICGPSGSGKSTLIRTINALEPFQRGRLVVDGIAVDADPRAIRAIRRQVGMVFQQFNLFPHLTVLDNVTLGPVWVRHMPRPQAQVLAMQLLERVGIAEQAHKYPGQLSGGQQQRVAIARALAMEPRIMLFDEPTSALDPEMIREVLDVMRDLARSGMTMLVVTHEMGFAREVADRIVFMDAGQVVEEAPPERFFAAPAYERTRAFLSKVLQH, via the coding sequence GTGGCGGGCGACTGGGCCATCGAGTGCGAGGATCTCCACAAGTGGTTCGGCCGCTTCCACGTCCTGCGGGGCATCTCGCTGCGGGTGCGGCGGGGCGAGCGGGTGGTCATCTGCGGGCCGTCGGGCTCGGGCAAGTCCACCTTGATCCGCACCATCAACGCCCTCGAGCCCTTCCAGCGGGGGCGGCTGGTGGTCGACGGTATCGCCGTCGACGCCGACCCCAGGGCCATTCGCGCCATCCGGCGCCAGGTGGGGATGGTGTTCCAGCAGTTCAACCTCTTCCCCCACCTGACGGTGCTCGACAACGTGACGCTGGGGCCGGTCTGGGTCCGGCACATGCCCCGGCCGCAGGCGCAGGTGCTGGCCATGCAGCTGCTCGAGCGGGTGGGCATCGCCGAGCAGGCGCACAAGTACCCCGGGCAACTGTCGGGTGGCCAGCAGCAGCGGGTCGCGATCGCCCGGGCGCTGGCCATGGAGCCCCGGATCATGCTCTTCGACGAGCCCACCAGCGCCCTGGACCCGGAGATGATCCGGGAGGTGCTGGACGTGATGCGGGACCTGGCCCGCTCGGGCATGACCATGCTGGTGGTGACCCACGAGATGGGCTTCGCCCGGGAGGTGGCCGACCGCATCGTCTTCATGGACGCCGGCCAGGTCGTGGAGGAGGCACCGCCGGAGCGTTTCTTCGCGGCTCCGGCCTACGAGCGCACCCGGGCCTTCCTGTCCAAGGTGCTGCAGCACTAG
- a CDS encoding amino acid ABC transporter permease, which translates to MGERPAWWQTLYSPWYNALLTLAAGAAVLAGGRAAIAWAVRWARWDVLWPNLRLLLVGTYPPDQVWRVQACVAGLALLAAATAAVRWLEARRGRPPWAERARLALGVAWVLSLPVVVGLLSGVRTSLWGGLLVTLLLAVGGIALSFPLGVLLALGRRSAWPVVRLLSTLYIEVVRGVPLVTVLFMAQILLPIFLPEVRLDRLLRALAGITAFSAAYLAEAVRGGLQGVPLGQYEAAHALGLSGAQVLRLVVLPQALRAVLPAVAGQFISLLKDTSLVAIMGIQDLLGVARSVLANPRWLGRQAEVYVFVGLVYWALTYSLSAASRRLEQRGAAGRG; encoded by the coding sequence ATGGGCGAGCGGCCCGCCTGGTGGCAGACGCTCTACTCCCCCTGGTACAACGCCCTGCTCACCCTGGCGGCGGGGGCCGCCGTCCTGGCGGGCGGCCGGGCGGCCATCGCCTGGGCGGTCCGGTGGGCGCGGTGGGACGTGCTGTGGCCAAACTTGCGGCTGCTGCTGGTGGGTACCTATCCACCGGATCAGGTGTGGCGGGTGCAGGCGTGCGTGGCGGGGCTGGCGCTGCTCGCCGCCGCCACCGCGGCTGTCCGGTGGCTAGAGGCCCGGCGGGGGCGTCCCCCGTGGGCGGAGCGGGCCCGCCTGGCGCTGGGAGTGGCCTGGGTGCTGTCGCTCCCGGTGGTGGTCGGGCTGCTGTCGGGCGTGCGCACCTCGCTGTGGGGCGGCCTGCTGGTGACGCTGCTGCTGGCGGTGGGCGGCATCGCCCTCTCCTTCCCCCTGGGCGTCCTGCTGGCCCTGGGGCGGCGGAGCGCCTGGCCCGTCGTGCGGCTCCTCTCGACCCTCTACATCGAGGTCGTAAGGGGCGTGCCGCTGGTGACGGTGCTCTTCATGGCACAGATCCTGCTGCCCATCTTCCTGCCCGAGGTGCGGCTCGACCGGCTGCTGCGGGCGCTGGCGGGCATCACCGCCTTCTCGGCGGCCTACCTGGCGGAGGCGGTGCGGGGCGGGCTGCAGGGGGTGCCGCTGGGGCAGTACGAGGCGGCCCACGCCCTGGGGCTCTCCGGCGCGCAGGTGCTGCGGCTGGTCGTGCTGCCCCAGGCGCTGAGGGCGGTGCTGCCGGCGGTGGCGGGGCAGTTCATCTCGCTCCTCAAGGACACGTCGCTCGTGGCCATCATGGGCATCCAGGACCTGCTGGGAGTGGCCCGCAGCGTCCTCGCCAACCCCCGATGGCTGGGGCGGCAGGCGGAGGTGTACGTCTTCGTGGGGCTCGTCTACTGGGCCCTCACCTACAGCTTGTCGGCGGCGAGCCGCCGCCTCGAGCAGCGGGGCGCGGCCGGGAGGGGCTGA